The proteins below come from a single Candidatus Edwardsbacteria bacterium RifOxyA12_full_54_48 genomic window:
- a CDS encoding flavin reductase, with product MASQFKNIDPEQIGDNAFKLINKDWMLITAGKAGSFNTMTASWGGLGILWHKPVAFCFVRPNRHTYGFMEREQYYSLSVYPEKYRKVLELCGTKSGRNIDKVKETGLTPLSGVTGAVYYEQARLVLECRKIYYHDIDPQKFLDPEIHKNYPIKDYHRMYVGEVLNCLVK from the coding sequence ATGGCAAGCCAGTTTAAAAATATCGACCCCGAGCAGATCGGCGATAATGCTTTCAAGCTCATCAACAAGGATTGGATGCTGATAACTGCCGGCAAAGCGGGTTCCTTCAATACCATGACCGCCAGCTGGGGCGGACTGGGGATACTGTGGCACAAGCCGGTGGCTTTCTGCTTTGTCCGCCCCAACCGCCATACCTACGGGTTCATGGAGCGGGAGCAGTATTACAGCCTTTCGGTTTACCCGGAGAAATACCGGAAGGTGCTGGAGCTCTGTGGCACCAAGTCCGGACGGAACATCGACAAGGTCAAGGAGACCGGGCTGACCCCGCTTTCGGGGGTAACCGGGGCGGTATATTATGAACAGGCCCGTCTGGTGCTGGAATGCCGCAAGATATATTATCACGATATCGATCCCCAGAAATTTCTGGACCCCGAGATCCACAAGAACTACCCCATCAAGGATTATCACCGGATGTATGTGGGAGAGGTGCTTAACTGTCTGGTAAAATAA
- a CDS encoding 2-oxoacid ferredoxin oxidoreductase (catalyzes the coenzyme A-dependent decarboxylation of 2-oxoacids, such as pyruvate and 2-oxoglutarate) yields the protein MLDPEIYNSQDEIAWCPGCFNHSILKALKQALSDLEIPPHRAVFSSGIGQAAKLPHYIKCNLFNGLHGRALPVATGIKLANHHLQVIAEGGDGDGYAEGGNHFIHAMRRNIGLTYLVHNNQVYGLTKGQTSPTSESGFISITTPLGNFSFPEQPLTMAIAAECSLVARGFAGDSDHLAGLIVEGLRNPGFSFIDILQPCITFNKVNTFKWYQERVYKLPPEYDPYDKTAAFAMAQEWGDKIPTGIIYRNNRVPLEKQLPQISRTSLLNLEIEQEKRISLINDFK from the coding sequence ATGCTTGACCCCGAAATCTATAACAGCCAAGATGAGATAGCCTGGTGCCCCGGCTGTTTCAACCACTCCATCCTGAAGGCTCTCAAGCAGGCCCTATCCGACCTGGAAATACCGCCCCATCGGGCGGTCTTCAGCTCCGGGATCGGCCAGGCGGCCAAGCTGCCGCATTATATCAAATGCAACCTTTTCAACGGGCTGCACGGCCGGGCCCTGCCGGTGGCCACCGGGATCAAGCTGGCCAATCACCATCTCCAGGTCATTGCCGAGGGTGGCGACGGAGACGGCTATGCCGAGGGGGGCAATCATTTCATCCACGCCATGCGGCGGAACATCGGCCTTACCTATCTGGTGCACAACAATCAGGTCTACGGGCTGACCAAGGGCCAGACCTCGCCCACTTCCGAGTCTGGCTTCATCAGCATCACCACCCCGCTGGGCAATTTCAGTTTCCCGGAACAGCCCCTGACCATGGCCATTGCCGCCGAATGCTCCTTGGTGGCCCGTGGTTTTGCCGGGGATTCCGATCATCTGGCCGGGCTGATAGTAGAGGGGCTCAGGAACCCGGGCTTTTCGTTCATCGACATCCTCCAGCCCTGCATCACCTTTAACAAGGTCAATACTTTCAAGTGGTACCAGGAAAGGGTTTATAAACTGCCGCCGGAGTACGACCCCTACGACAAGACAGCGGCCTTTGCCATGGCCCAGGAGTGGGGGGACAAAATACCGACCGGCATCATCTACAGAAACAACCGGGTCCCCTTGGAAAAACAGCTGCCCCAGATTTCCCGGACATCCCTACTGAATCTGGAGATCGAGCAGGAAAAAAGAATTTCACTGATAAATGATTTTAAATGA